One Solibacillus sp. R5-41 DNA segment encodes these proteins:
- a CDS encoding phosphodiester glycosidase family protein, with translation MMKKIVVAFLIVLVSLGATGYQTEASSYGVIEEGTNRTLVPLRMVADTFSVPVEWDNQKKIVTIDKIYTLTMGSKVIKKSGVVLKQMDTQPKMVHNAVYVPVREVAFLFDVPMAWDQVNRQVSYQVGENTYKISAYKEAVVNRQKVSVTKKSLNAGGKNLSVNVVSVNLLAPNTSLHVELANNKLGSVGKLASIAKANQAVVAINGNYFDAYTNNSYRTVYNGLVMNGERVKVFDPKFSVFYYSKDGEAGILPGSQFMELFQQGNIQEALQIGPRLVTNGVVTLNPQAEGFNSHKILSSPGARSAIGILKDRQIIFVTTSGATIQQLASIMKQLGAVDAMNFDGGASSGLFVNGKYLTTPGRDIAVMLMVK, from the coding sequence ATGATGAAAAAAATAGTAGTTGCATTTTTAATTGTGCTAGTGAGTCTAGGCGCAACAGGTTATCAAACAGAAGCAAGTTCGTATGGCGTAATTGAAGAGGGAACGAATCGTACACTTGTACCATTACGTATGGTTGCTGATACGTTTTCTGTACCTGTTGAGTGGGATAATCAGAAAAAAATTGTAACAATAGATAAAATCTATACGTTAACAATGGGTAGTAAAGTGATTAAGAAAAGTGGCGTCGTTTTAAAGCAAATGGATACACAGCCAAAAATGGTTCACAATGCCGTTTATGTACCTGTAAGAGAAGTGGCGTTTTTATTTGATGTTCCTATGGCATGGGATCAAGTTAACCGACAAGTATCATATCAAGTTGGAGAAAATACATATAAAATTTCGGCTTACAAGGAAGCGGTTGTAAATAGACAAAAAGTATCTGTTACGAAAAAAAGCCTCAATGCTGGAGGGAAAAATCTTTCGGTTAATGTTGTTTCTGTCAATTTATTAGCGCCAAATACATCGCTTCATGTGGAACTAGCAAATAATAAATTGGGCTCGGTTGGTAAATTAGCATCGATTGCCAAAGCGAATCAAGCAGTAGTCGCTATCAATGGAAATTATTTTGATGCTTATACAAATAATAGTTATCGCACAGTTTATAACGGACTTGTGATGAATGGTGAACGCGTAAAAGTATTCGATCCTAAGTTCTCTGTCTTTTATTATTCGAAGGACGGAGAGGCTGGGATTTTACCGGGATCACAGTTTATGGAGTTATTTCAGCAAGGCAACATTCAAGAAGCTTTGCAAATCGGCCCGCGTTTGGTAACAAATGGAGTCGTGACATTAAATCCACAAGCAGAAGGATTCAATAGTCATAAAATTTTAAGTTCACCAGGTGCGAGAAGTGCCATTGGAATTTTAAAAGATCGACAAATTATATTTGTGACAACATCAGGTGCAACGATTCAACAGCTCGCTTCTATTATGAAGCAATTGGGCGCGGTTGATGCAATGAATTTTGATGGTGGTGCGTCAAGCGGTTTATTTGTAAACGGTAAGTATTTAACAACACCAGGTCGCGACATTGCGGTTATGTTAATGGTCAAGTAA
- a CDS encoding stalk domain-containing protein has product MKKWFTVLILAFVTFFVTNNELSYADTIGEENSVETISVDENSVETTSVEENGVEKTNVEENSVEQTSGEKTTVKKTTVEKSSIQRKLVEKNNVTIIINGEVVLFKDPILNESGHLLLPMRDFYEAIGATVSWDQAKKMASSVRNNQTIDLTINSKTALVNGNKVQVSVAPIVHKDRTYIPMRFVSENSDGRVFWDEEQQVVEVILNDLEDEEENPTPEVPEIPQIQYTLYMNNKKIVMNDPIINKGGRMYIPSTYFAEHLQNSYEQWSDEDSLDLTISGLHFAFTAGSDRIFVNDELYKGAEIPFMQSGKMYVPVKFIVDSFKNGGSLRYVAESNTMYISMYDYMLTSDFLEKSYGFLKVPQLVENVSLDGNRELLVSDNPEELTPDRISKANETLSEYKVQGLTNSKEHRVYGWHINKLGERASIAITIQNTSDTSSLEVTNSKGMSQVTSNSWSTFDVGLPLSDAVLTNTLADAMEKTFTLAPGETKVIDSYDLGVDYLLGFTHDFDVRKVNGEAGSYIVRTVISLEEHADLASIHSPVVPINPYAAHPRGVWPSSSLKVTLPTYTVDTEQVGYNISNGKTDHLLTAENSLDKMDGTVGNPGHFGMTYKVDIPVENPSGKLKYVLVKIAGRGGVYSGAVKMNGKTFLIPTLKPGEEFVQLPVLRTSKKSDTINLEIIHAGGSNLPVAVYVETR; this is encoded by the coding sequence ATGAAAAAATGGTTTACAGTACTTATTTTAGCCTTTGTGACGTTTTTTGTTACAAATAATGAACTAAGTTACGCAGATACAATTGGTGAAGAAAATAGTGTTGAGACAATAAGCGTTGATGAGAACAGCGTTGAAACAACAAGTGTTGAAGAAAATGGTGTTGAGAAAACAAATGTTGAAGAAAACAGCGTTGAGCAAACAAGTGGAGAAAAAACAACTGTAAAAAAAACAACAGTTGAAAAAAGCAGTATCCAAAGAAAGTTAGTTGAAAAAAATAATGTAACGATCATTATAAATGGAGAAGTGGTTCTGTTTAAAGATCCAATCCTAAATGAATCAGGACATCTACTTTTACCGATGAGAGATTTTTATGAAGCGATCGGTGCAACAGTTTCTTGGGATCAAGCAAAGAAAATGGCGAGCAGTGTCCGCAATAATCAAACGATTGATTTAACGATTAATTCAAAAACGGCATTAGTGAATGGTAATAAAGTGCAAGTTTCTGTGGCGCCGATTGTCCATAAAGACCGCACATATATTCCTATGCGTTTTGTAAGTGAAAATTCAGATGGTCGCGTTTTTTGGGATGAAGAACAGCAAGTTGTTGAAGTAATATTAAACGACTTGGAAGATGAGGAAGAAAATCCAACACCTGAAGTTCCAGAAATTCCACAAATTCAATATACATTATATATGAATAATAAAAAGATTGTGATGAACGATCCGATTATTAATAAAGGTGGGCGTATGTATATCCCATCTACTTATTTTGCGGAACATCTTCAAAACAGTTATGAACAATGGTCGGATGAAGACAGCTTAGATTTAACGATTTCAGGATTACATTTTGCATTTACAGCTGGTAGTGATCGCATTTTTGTAAATGATGAGTTGTATAAAGGTGCAGAAATACCATTTATGCAATCTGGGAAAATGTATGTGCCAGTGAAATTTATTGTGGATTCATTTAAAAATGGTGGCTCTCTACGTTATGTAGCCGAGTCAAATACGATGTATATTTCAATGTATGACTACATGTTGACGAGTGACTTTTTAGAAAAATCATATGGTTTTTTAAAGGTCCCACAATTAGTGGAAAACGTTTCATTGGATGGGAATCGTGAGTTACTAGTGAGTGATAACCCAGAAGAATTGACGCCCGACCGTATTTCGAAAGCGAATGAAACGTTGTCGGAATATAAAGTACAAGGGTTAACAAATAGTAAAGAACACCGTGTTTATGGATGGCATATTAACAAGCTTGGGGAAAGAGCTTCGATTGCCATTACAATTCAAAACACATCAGATACTTCGAGCCTAGAGGTAACGAATTCAAAAGGGATGTCACAAGTTACGAGTAACAGTTGGAGCACGTTTGATGTCGGATTACCTTTATCGGATGCAGTCTTAACAAACACTTTAGCCGATGCAATGGAAAAAACATTTACACTTGCACCTGGTGAAACAAAAGTAATTGATTCGTATGACCTTGGTGTGGATTATTTACTTGGATTTACGCATGATTTTGATGTGCGAAAAGTGAATGGCGAAGCCGGTAGCTATATCGTGCGTACAGTAATCAGTTTAGAAGAACATGCAGATTTAGCGTCGATTCATTCACCAGTAGTGCCAATCAATCCGTATGCAGCACATCCACGCGGCGTATGGCCAAGTTCGTCATTAAAAGTAACATTACCGACATATACAGTGGATACAGAGCAAGTAGGCTATAACATATCAAATGGTAAAACAGACCATTTACTAACTGCCGAAAATTCATTGGATAAGATGGATGGAACAGTGGGTAACCCAGGTCATTTTGGTATGACGTATAAGGTGGATATTCCGGTTGAAAATCCATCTGGTAAGCTGAAATACGTATTAGTAAAAATCGCAGGTCGTGGTGGTGTTTACAGTGGTGCGGTCAAAATGAATGGAAAAACATTCTTAATCCCAACACTTAAGCCAGGTGAGGAATTTGTACAACTTCCTGTATTACGAACTTCAAAAAAATCAGATACGATTAACTTAGAAATCATCCATGCTGGAGGCAGTAACCTTCCAGTAGCGGTATATGTAGAAACACGATAA
- a CDS encoding S-layer homology domain-containing protein: MFKRILYMGIALLFLQISIHTASVSAAFDTKIDTNEKVISPGVTYFQERYQSNNLKEVVNYLHIDLANSYTSLEIGLPNPINSLKTTTNIAKANNYEGHRVVGATNAAYFAGNGSPLNLLVNNNVIVNYGILGETANSPTQQPVAFGVSQSGKAIADYYTTDVSFTVNGAKHPIDRINYERTANKTVLYTASEASTNTNNWGLEIVVTGASKNTETLSFGDVITGTVASVTQYGQTGNSAVPADGFVISIQNKELASQFETLEVGAPIQVNLAIDEKWMNAKFILAAGPLLVKDGKVNISMPQSEGFAKTRSDRTAVAVDATGKKVFLVTVDGRQEGYSNGTNLPDLASYLISKGAHSAINLDGGGSTTMVIRNPGEEAPSLVNRPSGGSERRVSATLNVINSAPPGKLKAITIGGVAKQMAIETTTNLNASLGYDEFLNPVAIQPENVTWTVEGGIGQIEGNTFKATKAGNGKIVAVYEGVRTEVAVQVTKAPEAVDLLDSFDNATAWTASAAKAKATIGNASKVEPFREGSSSLKLTYDFTSADTGTKAVYAAANTPIAIAGAPKQLGVWVYGDAGNHWLRANVIDSHGAKHTVDFTAQGGLNWTGWKYVTATIPQNLSFPIQFDRIYLTEPNASNHNRGVVYFDKLQAVYAENYKELMYTDVKASHWASSTIELLNNKELIKGYPNGTFKPDSTITRAEAATIIARDLGLTKTKNPSFTDVKSNHFAYDAIAAVSEKGIITGREASKFSPDDKLTRAEMATILKRAYNLTGTKELPFKDVKKSHWAYEAIQTVYYNQLTGGYPDNTFRPDQHISRAEFATFLSKMLE; the protein is encoded by the coding sequence TTGTTTAAGAGAATATTATACATGGGAATTGCCTTGTTATTTTTACAAATTTCCATACATACAGCAAGCGTGTCAGCAGCATTTGACACTAAAATAGATACAAATGAAAAGGTAATTTCACCCGGAGTGACGTATTTCCAAGAAAGATACCAATCGAATAATTTAAAAGAAGTAGTCAATTACTTACATATTGATTTAGCGAATAGCTACACATCATTGGAAATCGGCTTACCGAATCCAATCAATTCATTAAAAACAACGACAAACATAGCGAAAGCGAATAATTATGAAGGACACCGAGTAGTAGGTGCGACAAATGCTGCCTACTTTGCGGGAAATGGTTCGCCATTAAATTTATTAGTGAATAATAATGTCATCGTGAATTATGGAATATTAGGTGAAACAGCCAATAGTCCGACGCAACAGCCAGTAGCTTTTGGCGTTTCGCAATCTGGTAAAGCGATTGCAGATTACTATACGACAGATGTTTCGTTCACTGTAAACGGTGCGAAACATCCAATTGATCGTATTAACTATGAAAGAACTGCAAATAAAACAGTTTTATATACTGCAAGTGAAGCATCTACGAACACGAATAACTGGGGACTTGAAATTGTTGTAACCGGTGCATCGAAAAATACGGAAACATTAAGTTTTGGCGATGTTATTACAGGGACAGTAGCAAGCGTTACGCAATATGGACAAACAGGTAATTCGGCAGTTCCAGCAGATGGATTTGTTATTTCGATTCAAAATAAAGAGCTAGCAAGTCAATTTGAAACGCTTGAAGTAGGAGCACCGATTCAAGTAAATTTAGCAATTGATGAAAAATGGATGAATGCGAAATTTATTTTGGCGGCAGGTCCATTACTTGTGAAAGATGGCAAAGTGAATATTTCGATGCCACAATCAGAAGGGTTTGCGAAAACAAGAAGCGATCGTACTGCAGTGGCGGTTGATGCGACGGGCAAAAAAGTATTTTTAGTTACTGTAGATGGCCGTCAAGAAGGGTATAGTAATGGAACAAATTTACCGGATTTAGCATCGTATTTAATTTCAAAGGGCGCGCACTCGGCGATTAATTTAGACGGTGGTGGCTCGACGACGATGGTAATAAGAAATCCAGGGGAGGAAGCACCTTCATTGGTAAATCGTCCATCAGGTGGTAGTGAAAGAAGGGTTTCTGCAACGCTAAATGTCATTAACTCCGCACCTCCAGGTAAGCTAAAAGCGATCACAATTGGTGGTGTTGCGAAACAAATGGCGATTGAAACAACGACAAATTTAAATGCTTCATTAGGCTATGATGAATTTTTAAATCCTGTTGCCATTCAACCTGAAAACGTAACATGGACGGTTGAAGGGGGGATTGGCCAAATTGAAGGGAATACGTTCAAAGCGACTAAAGCTGGAAATGGTAAAATTGTAGCTGTATATGAGGGTGTGCGTACGGAAGTAGCTGTGCAAGTAACAAAAGCACCTGAAGCAGTTGATTTACTAGATTCATTTGACAATGCAACGGCGTGGACTGCGAGCGCTGCAAAAGCGAAGGCAACAATCGGCAATGCATCGAAAGTTGAGCCATTTCGTGAAGGTTCATCATCATTGAAATTAACGTATGACTTTACGTCAGCTGATACAGGAACAAAAGCCGTTTATGCTGCGGCAAATACACCGATCGCAATTGCGGGTGCACCAAAACAATTAGGCGTATGGGTTTATGGAGATGCGGGGAATCATTGGTTAAGAGCGAATGTGATTGATAGTCATGGAGCAAAGCATACCGTTGACTTTACAGCTCAAGGTGGATTGAATTGGACAGGTTGGAAGTATGTTACAGCGACTATTCCACAAAATCTTTCATTCCCAATTCAATTTGACCGAATTTATTTAACGGAACCGAATGCATCGAATCATAATCGTGGCGTCGTATATTTTGATAAATTACAAGCAGTATATGCGGAAAATTATAAGGAATTAATGTATACAGATGTGAAAGCTTCCCATTGGGCAAGTTCGACAATCGAACTTCTAAACAATAAGGAATTAATTAAAGGGTATCCAAATGGTACATTTAAGCCGGATAGTACGATTACACGTGCAGAGGCGGCAACAATTATTGCGCGTGATTTAGGGCTTACTAAAACGAAAAATCCAAGCTTTACGGATGTGAAGAGCAATCACTTCGCCTACGATGCGATTGCCGCTGTTTCTGAAAAAGGGATTATTACAGGACGCGAAGCAAGCAAGTTCAGTCCAGATGATAAGCTAACTCGTGCGGAAATGGCGACGATTTTAAAGCGTGCGTATAACTTAACGGGTACGAAAGAATTGCCATTCAAAGATGTGAAAAAATCACATTGGGCATATGAAGCGATTCAAACGGTTTATTACAATCAATTAACGGGCGGATATCCTGACAATACTTTCCGTCCAGACCAACATATTTCACGCGCAGAATTTGCGACATTTTTATCGAAAATGTTAGAATAA
- a CDS encoding S-layer homology domain-containing protein has translation MIKKIVIISVLTALLGQSVPLLPVNAQSPNVLAMHYYEDLSKSHWAAKDLVQLIEMGVLDGPTNGKIKPNEMVSRAETIAVIARATGVSLESNFPLKAKDVPVSHPYYKEIRKMAELGVIHDDAWMYPGEPVQRDQISKILSLAFKIEIDQKNKASFIDIPKKHWAKDYVESLADTGIIKGVTTKEFSPRTNVTRAQLAQLTMRGIQFTEQLSNYNLVYDYLAKDYITTTSVHKNWSNLVVKYINEIRVSKGLNPLTQDPALNQLAIIKAQDMIKRRYFDHTSPFYGDPWDMATLFDYEYVSFAENLARNFKTPEQTVDAWLASPSHRKNLLNAHYTTTGIGVKQANDGNLYIVNLFAKK, from the coding sequence ATGATAAAAAAAATTGTGATTATAAGTGTGCTAACGGCATTGCTTGGACAATCTGTTCCGCTCTTGCCGGTCAATGCGCAAAGTCCGAATGTTTTAGCAATGCATTATTATGAGGATTTAAGTAAGTCACATTGGGCTGCGAAGGATTTAGTGCAACTCATTGAAATGGGCGTATTAGATGGTCCAACCAACGGGAAAATCAAACCGAATGAGATGGTTTCCCGGGCAGAGACGATTGCCGTGATTGCCCGCGCGACAGGAGTTTCACTGGAATCGAACTTTCCATTGAAGGCAAAAGATGTGCCCGTCTCGCATCCGTATTACAAGGAAATTCGGAAAATGGCCGAACTAGGTGTTATTCATGACGACGCTTGGATGTATCCAGGGGAGCCTGTACAGCGAGATCAAATTTCTAAAATTCTTTCACTCGCCTTTAAAATAGAAATCGATCAGAAAAATAAAGCTTCTTTTATTGATATACCGAAAAAGCATTGGGCAAAGGATTATGTAGAGTCGCTTGCAGATACGGGAATTATTAAGGGTGTTACAACGAAGGAATTTAGCCCTCGAACAAATGTGACACGTGCACAGCTTGCTCAATTAACGATGCGCGGCATTCAATTTACAGAGCAGCTTAGTAACTATAACCTTGTGTATGATTATTTGGCGAAAGATTATATTACAACTACATCTGTCCATAAAAATTGGTCGAATCTTGTCGTGAAGTATATTAATGAAATTCGAGTAAGCAAAGGACTAAATCCCCTAACGCAAGATCCGGCGCTCAATCAGTTAGCCATTATTAAAGCCCAGGACATGATCAAACGTAGATATTTTGATCATACGTCGCCTTTTTATGGCGACCCATGGGATATGGCCACACTTTTTGACTATGAATATGTAAGCTTTGCCGAAAATTTAGCGAGAAACTTTAAAACACCTGAGCAAACGGTTGATGCCTGGCTTGCATCACCATCGCATCGTAAAAATTTATTAAATGCGCACTACACAACAACCGGCATCGGCGTAAAGCAAGCAAATGACGGAAATCTGTATATCGTCAATTTATTTGCAAAAAAATAG